The following coding sequences lie in one Glycine max cultivar Williams 82 chromosome 19, Glycine_max_v4.0, whole genome shotgun sequence genomic window:
- the LOC100305865 gene encoding uncharacterized protein LOC100305865 precursor: protein MGRKNTIFLALVVTLITKETMAEQHVVGGSQGWDESTDFNSWVSGQTFKVGDQLVFKYSSLHSVVELGSESEYKNCDLGNAVNSMSSGNDVVKLNKPGTRYFACGTMGHCDQGMKVKITTVSGSETSSPASSSSSSSNSSSASQCLVYLVLIVGLLIASLLN from the exons atggggCGCAAGAACACAATTTTCTTGGCATTGGTTGTTACTTTGATCACTAAGGAGACAATGGCAGAACAACATGTAGTTGGTGGAAGCCAAGGTTGGGATGAATCAACAGACTTCAATTCTTGGGTTTCAGGCCAAACATTTAAGGTTGGCGATCAACTTG TTTTCAAGTACTCTTCTTTGCATAGTGTGGTTGAACTAGGTAGTGAGAGTGAGTACAAGAATTGTGATCTTGGCAATGCAGTGAACTCAATGAGCAGTGGCAATGATGTTGTGAAACTGAACAAGCCTGGCACACGTTACTTTGCATGTGGTACAATGGGCCATTGCGATCAAGGCATGAAGGTGAAGATCACAACAGTGTCTGGCTCTGAGACCTCTTCCCctgcatcatcatcttcttcttcatctaaTTCATCTTCGGCCTCACAATGTCTCGTTTATCTTGTGCTCATTGTTGGATTGTTGATTGCCTCTCTTCTTAACTAG